In one window of Streptomyces griseus subsp. griseus DNA:
- a CDS encoding TIGR04222 domain-containing membrane protein has protein sequence MNTLALVMNLVAALSTVLLLAKVAVSRSRRPSADPSATVHDLYEAAFLNGGPARVADTALTALYTDGRILIGGPGIISVQRAQANDPVERAVFQALSTSPSGALHAVREAVMHHPAVQEIGDGLAQRGLLVRPADGRPVRRWGLIQGVSCFVAFPLSILLTVLQYIAHDSPFDMPFPFVVKVLPGILLGGISGLVVAASGAKRITRAGRRAAQAFRAANAYLLTPPYLVANRGLHALPDPVLQAQLIAAAQQHLRTRRSRSGFSGGRSAGYVGGAAASGFAATTVWCADSGPGHTSCGGGGGCGGGSGCGGSGSGCGSSGSSCGGSSSSCGGGSSCGSSS, from the coding sequence GTGAACACGCTCGCCCTGGTAATGAACCTCGTGGCCGCCCTCTCCACCGTGCTGCTCCTGGCGAAGGTGGCCGTCTCCCGGTCCCGCCGCCCGTCCGCCGACCCCTCCGCCACCGTCCACGACCTCTACGAGGCGGCGTTCCTGAACGGCGGTCCGGCCAGGGTCGCGGACACCGCGCTCACCGCCCTGTACACCGACGGCCGGATCCTCATCGGCGGCCCCGGCATCATCTCCGTACAGCGTGCGCAGGCGAACGACCCGGTCGAACGCGCCGTGTTCCAGGCGCTGTCGACCTCACCGAGCGGGGCTCTGCACGCGGTTCGGGAGGCGGTGATGCACCACCCGGCGGTGCAGGAGATCGGCGACGGGCTGGCTCAGCGCGGGCTGCTCGTCCGGCCCGCCGACGGCCGTCCCGTGCGGCGGTGGGGACTGATCCAGGGGGTGAGCTGCTTCGTCGCGTTCCCGCTCTCCATCCTGCTCACGGTCCTTCAGTACATCGCACACGACTCCCCGTTCGACATGCCGTTCCCCTTCGTCGTGAAGGTGCTGCCCGGCATCCTGCTGGGCGGGATCAGCGGGCTCGTCGTGGCCGCGTCCGGCGCCAAGCGGATCACCCGGGCGGGCCGCCGGGCCGCGCAGGCCTTTCGAGCCGCGAACGCCTACCTGCTGACCCCGCCGTACCTCGTCGCCAACCGGGGGCTGCACGCTCTCCCCGACCCGGTGCTCCAGGCCCAGCTGATCGCGGCGGCCCAGCAGCACCTGCGGACCCGGCGCTCACGGTCCGGCTTCTCGGGGGGCCGGTCGGCGGGGTACGTGGGAGGTGCGGCGGCGTCGGGCTTCGCGGCGACCACGGTGTGGTGCGCCGACTCGGGCCCGGGGCATACGAGTTGCGGGGGCGGAGGCGGCTGCGGCGGTGGGTCCGGGTGCGGCGGTTCGGGGTCCGGCTGCGGGAGCTCGGGGTCCAGCTGCGGGGGGTCAAGCTCCAGTTGTGGTGGCGGCTCCAGCTGCGGCAGCAGTTCCTGA
- a CDS encoding DUF692 domain-containing protein, giving the protein MKLGIGIGWRPEIAAEVEALTGIDWVEAVAENLCADHLPDSLVRLRERGVTVVPHGVSLGLGGADRPDAGRLAGLAARAELLGTPLVTEHIAFVRAGGPLTASARLEAGHLLPVPRTWDALEVLCENVRIAQDSLPVPLALENIAALVSWPDEELTEGQFLAELVDRTGVRLLIDVANLHTNHVNLGQDPAKALDELPVEAIAYVHVAGGVEKDGVWHDTHAHPVTAPVLDVLAELRSRVDPPGVLLERDDAFPPGAELAGELDTIRETLRSAATGSRRAVPRTATSLACEAAPRTETPSAPTAAPGARDRTAVAQTVLLSALVAGTPAPEGFDHRRLRVQSRALAAKRADVVAKVAPELPEILGDGYRAAFLDYAEGRPMSAGYRRDALGFVERILVSGGLPDPVAQRRLTHWWEDRSGPRPPSRTTRIVRAARAVLAGK; this is encoded by the coding sequence ATGAAGCTGGGCATCGGGATCGGCTGGCGGCCGGAGATCGCGGCCGAGGTGGAGGCGCTCACGGGGATCGACTGGGTGGAGGCGGTGGCGGAGAACCTCTGCGCCGACCACCTCCCGGACTCCCTAGTGCGCCTGCGGGAACGGGGGGTGACAGTCGTCCCGCACGGCGTCTCGCTCGGCCTGGGCGGCGCGGACCGCCCGGACGCCGGGCGGCTCGCGGGGCTGGCGGCGCGGGCCGAGCTGCTGGGTACACCGCTGGTGACCGAGCACATCGCGTTCGTACGGGCCGGGGGGCCGCTCACCGCGTCCGCGCGGCTGGAGGCGGGCCACCTGCTGCCCGTACCGCGCACCTGGGACGCGCTGGAGGTGCTCTGCGAGAACGTGCGCATCGCCCAGGACTCGCTGCCCGTGCCGCTGGCCCTGGAGAACATCGCGGCGCTGGTCTCCTGGCCGGACGAGGAGCTGACCGAGGGGCAGTTCCTGGCGGAGCTGGTCGACCGGACCGGCGTGCGGCTGCTGATCGACGTGGCCAACCTGCACACCAACCACGTCAACCTCGGCCAGGACCCGGCGAAGGCGCTGGACGAGCTGCCGGTGGAGGCCATCGCGTACGTCCATGTGGCGGGCGGGGTCGAGAAGGACGGCGTCTGGCACGACACGCACGCCCACCCGGTGACCGCCCCGGTCCTCGACGTACTGGCCGAGCTGCGCTCGCGGGTCGACCCGCCGGGCGTGCTGCTGGAGCGCGACGACGCCTTCCCGCCCGGCGCGGAGCTGGCGGGCGAGCTGGACACGATCCGGGAGACGCTGCGGTCCGCGGCGACCGGCTCACGCCGGGCCGTCCCCCGCACGGCGACGTCCCTGGCGTGCGAAGCCGCCCCTCGTACGGAGACGCCCTCGGCGCCCACCGCCGCCCCCGGAGCCCGCGACCGTACCGCCGTCGCCCAGACCGTACTGCTCTCCGCGCTCGTCGCGGGCACCCCGGCGCCCGAGGGCTTCGACCACCGGCGGCTGCGGGTGCAGAGCCGGGCGCTGGCCGCCAAGCGCGCCGATGTCGTCGCGAAGGTGGCGCCCGAGCTGCCGGAGATCCTCGGCGACGGCTACCGCGCCGCGTTCCTCGACTACGCCGAGGGCCGCCCGATGAGCGCCGGTTACCGGCGCGACGCCCTCGGTTTCGTGGAGCGGATCCTGGTCTCGGGCGGCCTTCCCGACCCCGTGGCTCAGCGCAGGCTGACGCACTGGTGGGAGGACCGCTCCGGGCCCCGGCCACCGAGCCGGACCACCCGTATCGTCCGGGCGGCCCGTGCCGTCCTCGCGGGGAAGTGA
- a CDS encoding DUF4142 domain-containing protein, translating to MRRINGTALIIAALVATVGALAFPVWSYADRSGTGEANLNASSVATQWGPLSATDRDFLVKVRLAGLWELPAGQQAIERAPSEATKAAGDHLVVGHTDLDRRARDVAAKLGVELPNQPTEQQRAWLAELTAASGDEYERKFANILRAAHGKVFGLIGQVRHTTRNTLIRQLASDANQTVLDHITMLEGTGFVDFDALAREAAGGSTASPSGPSMPQGGQVPQVPVPVTPTGDQSFTSRPVPPTMPPLP from the coding sequence TTGCGACGCATCAACGGAACGGCCCTCATCATCGCGGCACTGGTCGCCACAGTGGGCGCGCTCGCCTTCCCCGTCTGGTCCTACGCGGACCGTTCGGGCACCGGCGAGGCGAACCTGAACGCGTCCAGCGTCGCCACCCAGTGGGGCCCGCTCTCCGCGACCGACCGGGACTTCCTGGTCAAGGTGCGTCTCGCCGGGCTGTGGGAGCTGCCCGCCGGTCAGCAGGCGATCGAACGGGCGCCCAGCGAGGCGACGAAGGCGGCCGGGGACCATCTGGTGGTCGGCCACACGGACCTGGACCGGCGGGCCCGGGACGTGGCCGCGAAGCTCGGGGTGGAGCTGCCCAACCAGCCGACCGAGCAGCAGCGGGCGTGGCTCGCGGAGCTGACGGCGGCGAGCGGGGACGAGTACGAGCGGAAGTTCGCCAACATCCTGCGGGCCGCGCACGGCAAGGTGTTCGGGCTGATAGGCCAGGTCCGGCACACCACCCGCAACACCCTGATCCGGCAGCTCGCCAGCGACGCGAACCAGACCGTGCTGGACCACATCACCATGCTGGAGGGCACCGGCTTCGTCGACTTCGACGCCCTGGCGCGTGAGGCGGCCGGCGGGTCCACGGCCAGCCCCTCGGGCCCGTCGATGCCGCAGGGCGGGCAGGTGCCGCAGGTTCCGGTGCCGGTGACACCGACCGGCGACCAGTCGTTCACCTCGCGCCCGGTACCGCCGACGATGCCGCCGCTGCCGTAG
- a CDS encoding peptidyl-tRNA hydrolase: protein MSSDDTSQNTSSRTTVSPSPFHNGPTDRDEAPQYVLPLVVHLEKTAPPARTDALRTAARAVLTILSDERSLGEGEWAGAMRDWEDARIRKVVRRARGAEWRKAAALPGITVTGTGAEVRVYPPIPLDGWPKELAKLQVSGTDLDDPEPPAAPDPEGPVLWLNPELEMSAGKTMAQVGHGAQLAWWELSQTERKAWREAGFPLSVATATPARWRELTTSGLPVVRDAGFTEIAPGPTVAVEGGRRFCPLPGVRLRR from the coding sequence GTGAGCAGCGACGACACCTCCCAGAACACCTCCTCCCGGACCACTGTCTCCCCGAGCCCCTTCCACAACGGTCCGACCGACCGGGACGAAGCCCCGCAGTACGTGCTCCCGCTCGTGGTGCACCTGGAGAAGACGGCCCCGCCCGCCCGTACGGACGCCCTGCGCACCGCCGCCCGCGCGGTGCTGACGATCCTGTCCGACGAGCGGTCCCTCGGCGAGGGCGAGTGGGCGGGGGCGATGCGGGACTGGGAGGACGCCCGGATCCGCAAGGTGGTGCGCCGGGCACGTGGGGCGGAGTGGCGCAAGGCGGCCGCGCTGCCCGGGATCACGGTGACGGGCACCGGCGCGGAGGTCCGGGTCTACCCGCCGATCCCGCTGGACGGCTGGCCCAAGGAGCTGGCCAAGCTCCAGGTGTCGGGCACCGACCTGGACGACCCCGAGCCGCCCGCCGCCCCCGACCCGGAGGGGCCGGTGCTGTGGCTCAACCCGGAGCTGGAGATGTCGGCGGGCAAGACGATGGCCCAGGTCGGCCACGGCGCCCAGCTCGCCTGGTGGGAGCTGTCACAGACCGAGCGCAAGGCCTGGCGCGAGGCGGGGTTCCCGCTCTCCGTGGCCACGGCCACCCCGGCGCGCTGGCGCGAGCTGACCACGAGCGGCCTGCCGGTGGTGCGCGACGCGGGGTTCACGGAGATCGCCCCCGGGCCCACCGTCGCCGTGGAGGGCGGCCGGCGGTTCTGTCCCCTCCCGGGCGTACGCCTCCGCCGCTGA
- a CDS encoding AIM24 family protein has translation MKSDLFSSEHMAQPATAPGMTLQNPKSIKYAVNGEMHARQGSMIAFRGNLQFERKGQGIGGLLKRAVTGEGLALMAVRGQGEAWFAHEAANCFILEMDQGDQITINGRNVLCFDATLSYEIKTVKGAGMVGGGLFNSVFSGYGKLGLMCEGTPIVIPVTGAQPVYVDTDAVVGWSQQLTTSLHRSQSVGSMVRGGSGEAVQLMLQGEGFVIVRPSEARPERTAN, from the coding sequence ATGAAGAGCGACCTTTTCTCCAGCGAGCACATGGCCCAGCCGGCCACCGCCCCCGGCATGACCCTGCAGAACCCGAAGTCGATCAAGTACGCCGTCAACGGCGAGATGCACGCCCGCCAGGGGTCGATGATCGCCTTCCGCGGCAATCTCCAGTTCGAACGCAAGGGCCAGGGCATCGGCGGCCTGCTCAAGCGCGCGGTCACCGGCGAGGGCCTCGCGCTCATGGCCGTACGCGGGCAGGGCGAGGCGTGGTTCGCGCACGAGGCCGCCAACTGCTTCATCCTGGAGATGGACCAGGGCGACCAGATCACCATCAACGGCCGTAACGTCCTCTGTTTCGACGCCACCCTCTCGTACGAGATCAAGACGGTGAAGGGCGCCGGGATGGTCGGCGGCGGCCTGTTCAACAGCGTCTTCTCCGGCTACGGCAAGCTCGGCCTGATGTGTGAGGGCACGCCCATCGTGATCCCGGTGACGGGCGCCCAGCCGGTGTACGTCGACACGGACGCGGTCGTCGGCTGGAGCCAGCAGCTCACGACGTCCCTGCACCGCTCCCAGAGCGTCGGATCGATGGTGCGCGGCGGCTCGGGCGAGGCCGTGCAGCTGATGCTCCAGGGCGAGGGGTTCGTCATCGTGCGGCCGAGCGAGGCCAGGCCGGAGCGGACCGCCAACTGA
- a CDS encoding polysaccharide deacetylase family protein, translating into MAPGPAGRTPVFERRPAGGAAAAGGGGTAGGAAAEKVVALTFDADMTADQGPRAAAGERFDNPELIALLRRLKVPSTVFMTGRWAEEYPAQAKGIGTDDLFEVANHSYSHHAFTADCYGLPVVAKESMARDVERAFSAFREAGVRNVVPYFRFPGGCYDDAALGALAPANVTAVQWDVVSGDAFATDAGAVAEQVLDGVRPGSLVVLHCTRSAAPVTAEAISRIVPELRKRGYRFVKVSELMEG; encoded by the coding sequence ATGGCCCCCGGCCCGGCGGGGCGCACCCCGGTCTTCGAGCGGCGGCCGGCGGGCGGGGCTGCGGCGGCCGGAGGCGGGGGTACGGCGGGAGGGGCCGCGGCGGAGAAGGTCGTCGCGCTCACGTTCGACGCCGACATGACGGCCGATCAGGGCCCCCGGGCGGCGGCGGGCGAGCGCTTCGACAACCCGGAGCTGATCGCCCTGCTGCGGCGGCTGAAGGTGCCCTCGACCGTGTTCATGACCGGGCGGTGGGCGGAGGAGTACCCGGCGCAGGCGAAGGGCATCGGAACGGACGACCTGTTCGAGGTCGCCAACCACTCGTACAGCCACCACGCCTTCACCGCCGACTGCTACGGCCTGCCGGTGGTCGCGAAGGAGTCGATGGCCCGCGACGTGGAGCGGGCCTTCTCCGCCTTCCGCGAGGCCGGTGTACGGAACGTGGTGCCGTACTTCCGTTTCCCCGGCGGCTGCTACGACGACGCGGCGCTGGGCGCGCTGGCCCCGGCGAACGTGACGGCGGTGCAGTGGGACGTGGTGAGCGGCGACGCGTTCGCGACGGACGCGGGGGCGGTGGCCGAACAGGTGCTGGACGGGGTGCGGCCGGGGTCGCTGGTGGTACTGCACTGCACGCGCAGCGCGGCGCCGGTCACGGCGGAGGCGATCAGCAGAATCGTTCCGGAGCTGCGGAAGCGGGGTTACCGGTTCGTGAAGGTGTCGGAGCTGATGGAGGGCTGA
- a CDS encoding alkaline phosphatase PhoX, which translates to MSSETRNTATAATDPRHTTTRRQVLAGSGAAAAIAFTGAFSELFAGTAAARGHSGYGPLVPDPDGLLDLPRGFRYRVLSREGDPLLSGEGKVPSNHDGMAAFPGRHGRVHLVRNHENRVTAKIGVPTVDGLTYDPAAKGGCTSLELDGRNKVLGERVAIAGTAVNCAGGPTPWRTWLTCEETEDKAGTNGYTKDHGFIFEVDGADPRRTGAVPLTAMGRFQHEAIAVDPKTGIVYETEDAFDRPFGLFYRFLPAKPLGGTGSLRAGGALEAMRVPGLPDLSVVQETGASFDRVEWVPVPDPLAAETPIRLQDFGPKGITHAQKLEGCYWGGSCVYFVSSFARSDEGSAADHFGQIWRYEPKKRRLTLVVVFGPDTDIQLPGESPDNICLAADGGLMVCEDGGGAQHVLGVTRRGEVYAMARGRQNIGTPEEPEWGEFAGVTFSPDGATMYVNCYTPGTTFAVTGPWR; encoded by the coding sequence ATGTCATCCGAGACCCGGAACACAGCGACCGCAGCGACCGACCCCCGGCACACCACGACACGACGACAGGTCCTGGCCGGCAGCGGCGCGGCGGCCGCGATCGCCTTCACCGGGGCCTTCTCCGAACTCTTCGCGGGTACGGCCGCCGCCCGCGGGCACAGCGGCTACGGCCCCCTCGTCCCCGACCCGGACGGCCTGCTCGACCTCCCGAGGGGCTTCCGCTACCGGGTGCTGTCCCGGGAGGGTGACCCGCTGCTCTCCGGCGAGGGCAAGGTGCCCAGCAACCACGACGGCATGGCCGCGTTCCCCGGCCGCCACGGCCGCGTCCACCTCGTCCGCAACCACGAGAACCGGGTCACGGCGAAGATCGGCGTCCCGACGGTCGACGGGCTGACCTACGACCCGGCTGCCAAGGGCGGCTGTACGTCCCTGGAGCTGGACGGCCGGAACAAGGTACTCGGCGAGCGGGTCGCCATCGCCGGTACGGCGGTGAACTGCGCGGGCGGGCCCACCCCCTGGCGCACCTGGCTGACCTGCGAGGAGACCGAGGACAAGGCCGGGACCAACGGGTACACCAAGGACCACGGCTTCATCTTCGAGGTGGACGGCGCCGACCCGCGCCGCACCGGGGCGGTCCCGCTGACCGCGATGGGCCGCTTCCAGCACGAGGCGATCGCGGTCGACCCGAAGACCGGGATCGTGTACGAGACGGAGGACGCGTTCGACAGGCCGTTCGGCCTCTTCTACCGCTTCCTCCCCGCCAAGCCGCTCGGCGGCACCGGTTCGCTGCGGGCGGGCGGGGCGCTGGAGGCGATGCGGGTGCCGGGGCTGCCGGACCTCTCCGTGGTCCAGGAGACCGGGGCGAGCTTCGACCGGGTGGAGTGGGTACCCGTACCGGACCCGCTGGCGGCCGAGACCCCGATCCGGCTCCAGGACTTCGGCCCCAAGGGCATCACGCACGCCCAGAAGCTGGAGGGCTGCTACTGGGGCGGCTCGTGCGTCTACTTCGTCTCCAGCTTCGCCCGCAGCGACGAGGGCTCGGCGGCCGACCACTTCGGGCAGATCTGGCGGTACGAGCCGAAGAAGCGCCGGCTGACCCTGGTCGTGGTCTTCGGCCCGGACACCGACATCCAGCTCCCCGGCGAGTCCCCGGACAACATCTGCCTGGCGGCCGACGGCGGGCTGATGGTCTGCGAGGACGGCGGCGGCGCGCAGCACGTGCTGGGGGTGACGCGGCGGGGCGAGGTGTACGCGATGGCGCGCGGGCGGCAGAACATCGGGACGCCCGAGGAGCCGGAGTGGGGCGAGTTCGCGGGGGTCACCTTCTCGCCGGACGGCGCGACGATGTACGTGAACTGCTACACGCCGGGGACGACGTTCGCGGTGACGGGGCCGTGGCGCTGA
- a CDS encoding OsmC family protein, with the protein MATTRQAHTVWEGNLIEGKGVVTFDSSGIGDYPVSWPARSEAANGKTSPEELIAAAHSSCFSMALSHGLAGAGTPPAKLETKADVTFQPGTGITGIHITVVGDVPGLDEAGFVKAAEDAKANCPVSQALSGTSITLSASLA; encoded by the coding sequence ATGGCTACCACGCGTCAGGCGCACACGGTCTGGGAAGGCAACCTGATCGAGGGCAAGGGTGTCGTCACCTTCGACTCCTCCGGCATCGGTGACTACCCCGTCTCCTGGCCGGCCCGCTCGGAGGCGGCGAACGGCAAGACCAGCCCGGAGGAGCTGATCGCGGCCGCGCACTCCAGCTGCTTCTCGATGGCGCTCTCGCACGGCCTCGCCGGGGCCGGCACGCCGCCCGCCAAGCTGGAGACGAAGGCCGACGTCACCTTCCAGCCCGGCACCGGCATCACCGGCATCCACATCACCGTCGTCGGCGACGTCCCCGGTCTCGACGAGGCGGGCTTCGTGAAGGCGGCCGAGGACGCCAAGGCGAACTGCCCGGTCAGCCAGGCGCTGTCGGGTACGTCCATCACGCTGTCGGCCTCGCTGGCCTGA
- the zapE gene encoding cell division protein ZapE, whose amino-acid sequence MSSSTAFPGQSPLAETAPLSLCAREPRVPADRLVAEMVPPPRFDSVRFDTYVPDPNQPSQSEAVTVLSGFAAGLGGSHATGSGRRKWFGSKKPAAPAGPRGVYLDGGYGVGKTHLLASLWHATPAEPPLKAFGTFVELTNLVGALGFQQTVQTLSGHRLLCIDEFELDDPGDTVLVSSLLSRLVEHGVALAATSNTLPGKLGEGRFAAADFLREIQGLSAHFRPLRIDGEDYRHRGLPEAPPPYSDEQVTRAAYATAGASLDDFPGLLEHLAKVHPSRYGALTDELGAVCLTGVTAVPDQSTALRLVVLADRLYDREVPVLASGVPFDQLFSDEMLNGGYRKKYFRAISRLTALARDAKGLVAQ is encoded by the coding sequence GTGTCGTCCTCCACCGCGTTTCCGGGGCAGAGCCCCCTTGCCGAAACGGCCCCGCTGTCCCTGTGCGCCCGCGAGCCGCGCGTCCCCGCCGACCGTCTGGTCGCCGAGATGGTGCCGCCGCCGCGCTTCGATTCGGTGCGCTTCGACACCTACGTACCCGACCCGAACCAGCCCAGCCAGAGCGAGGCCGTGACCGTGCTGTCCGGCTTCGCCGCCGGGCTCGGCGGGTCGCACGCGACGGGTTCCGGGCGCCGGAAGTGGTTCGGGAGCAAGAAGCCCGCCGCGCCGGCCGGTCCGCGCGGGGTGTATCTCGACGGCGGCTACGGCGTCGGCAAGACCCACCTGCTCGCCTCCCTCTGGCACGCCACGCCCGCCGAGCCGCCGCTGAAGGCGTTCGGTACGTTCGTGGAGCTGACCAACCTGGTGGGCGCACTGGGGTTCCAGCAGACCGTGCAGACGCTGAGCGGCCACCGGCTGCTCTGCATCGACGAGTTCGAGCTGGACGACCCGGGCGACACCGTCCTGGTCTCGTCGCTGCTCAGCCGGCTGGTGGAGCACGGGGTGGCGCTCGCCGCGACCTCGAACACGCTGCCGGGCAAGCTCGGCGAGGGCCGGTTCGCCGCCGCCGACTTCCTGCGCGAGATCCAGGGCCTGTCCGCGCACTTCCGCCCGCTGCGCATCGACGGTGAGGACTACCGGCACCGCGGACTGCCCGAGGCCCCGCCGCCGTACAGCGACGAGCAGGTGACCCGCGCCGCGTACGCCACAGCGGGCGCGTCCCTGGACGACTTCCCGGGGCTGCTCGAACACCTGGCGAAGGTGCACCCGAGCCGGTACGGGGCACTGACCGACGAGCTCGGTGCGGTCTGCCTGACCGGGGTGACGGCCGTGCCCGACCAGTCGACCGCGCTCCGGCTGGTGGTGCTGGCCGACCGGCTGTACGACCGCGAGGTGCCGGTGCTCGCCTCCGGGGTGCCGTTCGATCAGCTGTTCAGCGACGAGATGCTGAACGGCGGGTACCGGAAGAAATACTTCCGGGCCATCTCGCGGCTGACCGCCCTGGCGCGTGACGCGAAGGGTCTGGTGGCGCAGTAG